A stretch of the Roseofilum reptotaenium CS-1145 genome encodes the following:
- a CDS encoding LabA-like NYN domain-containing protein codes for MEQNQSLCTPEQVLSNRGTVAIFIDGSNLFYAALQLGMEIDYTKLLCRLTNGSRLLRSFFYTGVDRTNEKQQGFLLWMRRNGYRVIAKDLVQLPDGSKKANLDVEIAVDMMALVGCYDTAVLVSGDGDLAYAVDSVSYRGVRVEVVSLRSMTSDSLINVADRYIDLESIKEDIQKTPRQNTYSYRPLSSLSLMDERQEKR; via the coding sequence ATGGAACAAAATCAAAGTCTCTGTACTCCAGAACAAGTGCTTTCCAATCGAGGAACCGTAGCCATTTTTATTGATGGTTCTAATCTGTTTTATGCTGCCCTGCAACTGGGGATGGAAATTGATTACACTAAGTTATTGTGCCGCTTAACCAATGGTTCTCGGTTGTTACGGTCATTTTTCTATACGGGTGTCGATCGCACTAACGAGAAGCAGCAGGGGTTTTTGTTATGGATGCGTCGCAACGGCTATCGAGTGATTGCCAAAGATTTGGTGCAACTGCCAGATGGTTCTAAAAAAGCGAATTTGGATGTAGAAATTGCAGTTGATATGATGGCTTTAGTGGGATGTTACGATACGGCGGTATTGGTCAGTGGCGATGGAGATCTGGCGTATGCAGTGGATTCAGTGAGCTATCGAGGGGTACGGGTAGAGGTGGTGAGCTTGCGATCGATGACCAGCGATAGTTTAATTAATGTGGCCGATCGCTATATCGATCTGGAGAGCATTAAGGAAGATATCCAGAAAACCCCCCGGCAAAACACCTATTCCTACCGTCCCTTATCCAGCTTAAGTCTGATGGATGAACGACAGGAAAAACGATAA
- the lptC gene encoding LPS export ABC transporter periplasmic protein LptC, which yields MGKKTGNPIEAGISNLGIGTGLSLILAIALSGCGGSNTPDQLVQAASDAESSDDIQLVFKDITLEQGDDKGQLLWKVEAKSATYSEDRQIATVEEPSGELYQDGKLVYRVQAKRGEVHQDGNLILLKEDIKAIAIEDEVVLEGNELEWRPQADVLVVKDTLTGSHPQVEAKADQVNVYSRLRQMELIGNVDAITRTPQLRMTTEHLVWLMKDRKVVGSVPLEVKHYEDEEQKLTEIPETSPSHTALAGGSLVDLENESVTLMNQVTLTAADPALEAKSDSMTWDLKSESVGANQTITLEHLDENLTLVGDRGTVDLGNKVAYLTENVRVTGGKNQSDLSAESVTWSFGTEQVEATGNVTYRQVNPPLFLQGARAFGQLQDQNITVSSGDRTRVVTEIIP from the coding sequence ATGGGCAAGAAAACTGGCAATCCCATTGAGGCTGGCATCTCTAACCTAGGGATCGGAACTGGGCTGTCCTTAATTTTGGCGATCGCCTTATCGGGTTGTGGTGGCTCGAATACACCGGATCAGCTCGTGCAAGCAGCATCGGATGCAGAATCATCCGATGATATTCAACTGGTCTTTAAAGACATCACTCTAGAACAAGGAGACGATAAAGGTCAGTTACTTTGGAAAGTGGAGGCCAAGTCAGCTACCTATAGTGAAGATCGACAAATTGCCACCGTAGAAGAACCGTCAGGGGAATTGTATCAAGACGGAAAATTGGTCTATCGAGTGCAAGCGAAGCGGGGAGAAGTTCACCAAGATGGGAATTTGATTTTACTCAAAGAGGATATCAAAGCGATCGCCATTGAAGATGAAGTCGTGTTAGAAGGGAATGAACTGGAATGGCGACCCCAGGCGGATGTTTTGGTGGTTAAAGATACGTTAACTGGCTCCCATCCCCAGGTCGAAGCCAAAGCCGATCAAGTCAATGTCTATAGCCGCTTACGGCAAATGGAATTGATCGGCAATGTAGATGCAATTACCCGTACTCCTCAGTTACGGATGACCACGGAACACTTAGTCTGGTTAATGAAAGATCGGAAAGTGGTGGGATCGGTTCCCCTAGAAGTGAAGCACTATGAAGACGAAGAACAAAAATTAACTGAAATCCCAGAAACGTCTCCTAGCCACACCGCCTTAGCTGGGGGAAGTTTAGTAGACTTAGAGAATGAATCGGTCACCTTGATGAATCAAGTGACATTAACCGCTGCCGATCCAGCCTTAGAAGCCAAAAGTGATTCCATGACATGGGATCTCAAATCCGAGTCTGTGGGAGCCAATCAAACCATTACCTTAGAACATCTGGATGAAAATCTGACCTTAGTGGGCGATCGCGGTACAGTGGATTTAGGCAATAAAGTCGCCTATTTAACGGAAAATGTCCGGGTAACCGGAGGTAAAAATCAGTCCGATCTATCGGCAGAAAGTGTCACCTGGTCTTTTGGAACAGAACAAGTTGAAGCAACCGGAAATGTGACCTATCGTCAAGTCAATCCCCCCTTGTTTCTGCAAGGAGCCAGAGCCTTTGGTCAGTTACAAGATCAAAATATTACTGTAAGCAGTGGCGATCGCACGAGAGTGGTAACTGAGATTATCCCTTAG
- a CDS encoding WG repeat-containing protein yields the protein MFSDIEAHWSKAAIAQLAELNLVQGYPDRTFRPEGLVTRAEFAVLLCNVFSSAKPIRDRKNFVDVPQSHWAYEAIQTAVSKGFLVGYPGLAFKPEQPIPRVQVLIAIASHLKLEIPPTVTVSKTNLKLYFDDAQEIPHYALPKLTAALFGYLIVNFPDRRKLRPNQPATRGEVAAILCQTLGIWNTVPLSAIGGGEHWAIAPKFSRASHFFQGVALVSGQLGYDLINLNGQPIEFDRHYQILEWGFEIERELPTSDPLIPVSTETHSGLKYGYLNQEGNLVIPAEWEMAAPFSEGLGLVQKEGKSGYIDPTGQVVIEPQFESSDRFYNGRAAVKVGEKYGYIDTTGNWVIPPELERGYRFSEERVAIWSNGRYGYLDNQGNAIVEPQFEQADRFSDGLAVVRLNGVYGCIDRTGNLVLETPHRIQKFSEGLAAIEMGEEWEKKWGYIDKTGDIAIAPQFYGLEDVRDRPYSPVEPFSEGLAMVRFGPKCGFIDQTGTFVIPPHFSDASSFSHGLARVTLQGEWYQEGRGNTGSGMPAEYVILFRGGTWGYLQLNSAVSKG from the coding sequence ATGTTTTCTGATATTGAAGCTCATTGGTCAAAAGCAGCGATCGCCCAATTAGCAGAATTAAACCTGGTTCAAGGGTATCCCGATCGCACGTTTCGACCAGAGGGTTTAGTCACTCGTGCTGAATTTGCCGTTTTGCTCTGCAATGTGTTTTCCAGTGCTAAACCCATTCGAGATCGGAAAAATTTTGTGGATGTGCCCCAAAGTCATTGGGCCTATGAAGCAATTCAAACCGCTGTTTCTAAAGGATTTTTAGTCGGTTATCCGGGTTTGGCATTTAAGCCAGAGCAACCCATTCCTCGGGTTCAAGTGTTGATTGCGATCGCGTCCCATTTAAAGTTAGAGATTCCCCCAACCGTTACCGTTAGCAAAACGAACCTCAAACTCTATTTTGATGATGCCCAAGAGATTCCCCATTATGCCCTACCTAAGTTAACCGCAGCATTATTTGGCTATCTCATTGTTAATTTTCCCGATCGCCGCAAATTGCGCCCTAATCAACCAGCAACACGGGGAGAAGTGGCCGCCATTTTATGTCAAACCCTAGGGATATGGAATACAGTTCCTTTATCTGCTATCGGAGGAGGAGAACATTGGGCGATCGCACCCAAATTTAGTCGAGCGTCTCATTTCTTTCAAGGCGTAGCCCTTGTTTCGGGTCAATTGGGCTATGATTTAATCAACCTCAACGGTCAACCCATTGAATTCGATCGTCACTATCAAATCTTAGAGTGGGGCTTTGAGATTGAGCGTGAATTGCCCACTTCAGACCCCCTAATTCCAGTCTCTACAGAGACCCATTCTGGGTTGAAGTATGGATATCTGAATCAGGAAGGAAATTTGGTCATTCCCGCAGAATGGGAGATGGCTGCTCCCTTTTCGGAAGGTTTGGGTTTAGTACAAAAAGAGGGAAAATCGGGGTATATTGACCCAACAGGTCAAGTGGTGATTGAACCCCAATTTGAATCGAGCGATCGCTTCTACAATGGCCGTGCTGCGGTGAAAGTGGGAGAAAAATATGGGTATATTGATACCACGGGAAACTGGGTAATTCCGCCAGAGTTAGAGCGGGGATATCGCTTTTCTGAGGAGCGAGTCGCGATCTGGAGCAATGGGCGTTATGGGTATCTGGATAACCAGGGAAATGCGATCGTTGAACCCCAATTTGAGCAAGCCGATCGATTTTCGGATGGTTTAGCCGTGGTGAGATTGAACGGCGTTTATGGATGTATCGATCGCACAGGCAATCTAGTCTTGGAAACACCTCATAGAATCCAAAAGTTTTCAGAAGGACTCGCAGCCATTGAAATGGGAGAAGAATGGGAGAAGAAATGGGGATATATCGATAAAACGGGAGACATCGCAATCGCCCCCCAATTTTACGGATTAGAGGATGTTCGCGATCGACCCTATTCTCCCGTAGAACCATTTTCTGAAGGTTTAGCGATGGTGAGATTCGGGCCAAAATGTGGATTTATCGATCAAACTGGAACGTTTGTAATTCCCCCTCATTTTAGCGATGCTAGTTCCTTCTCCCATGGGTTGGCACGGGTGACATTACAGGGAGAATGGTATCAAGAAGGACGGGGAAATACGGGATCGGGAATGCCCGCCGAATATGTAATCCTGTTTAGAGGCGGAACTTGGGGATATCTCCAATTAAACAGTGCTGTATCTAAGGGATAA